A window of the Lolium perenne isolate Kyuss_39 chromosome 7, Kyuss_2.0, whole genome shotgun sequence genome harbors these coding sequences:
- the LOC127312207 gene encoding uncharacterized protein, with protein sequence MIGALIRQYWPGFYTPVPGGEKKLAETWADYEAAPCPGFGKASDAVYTKFWTHYKVPDDMVEQGKAVLTRACQRLTRQQWYNQKHTCIGHFKAEQGTRVKKADNIRDDTQLTKEDYLKVMPLWCENKEDAFEALVARWVGEDADFNAKSARNKANRGTGGTHSAGSRSTERYRKHKEAELGEPLTEVGGWQKMKLKQPDLSQPQPSLPEYFGYAEEELEKYCSVFKGLHPEVDDPIEQETDLTAIMVAGSGAEHGRTKLLSGVIKPQRTLTQIRSTLTTGDPPIAPPRQRRTDANFEAAYAAAYEKYLTVVAEWDLKRAAWEEYQEVTSRVSSNLLWFKDMTSPTSPFFISIALDI encoded by the exons ATGATTGGAGCTCTTATTAGGCAGTATTGGCCGGGCTTTTACACTCCGGTCCCCGGCGGCGAGAAGAAGCTAGCCGagacttgggcggactatgaggcaGCTCCTTGCCCGGGCTTTGGGAAAGCTTCTGACGCCGTGTACACGAAGTTTTGG ACCCATTATAAGGTGCCTGATGATATGGTTGAGCAAGGGAAGGCGGTACTGACTAGGGCTTGTCAGAGGTTGACAAGGCAACAGTGGTACAATCAGAAGCATACCTGCATCGGGCACTTCAAGGCTGAGCAGGGCACGAGGGTCAAGAAAGCTGACAATATCAGGGACGATACTCAGCTGACGAAGGAAGATTACTTGAAG GTTATGCCCCTATGGTGCGAGAATAAGGAAGACGCATTTGAGGCCTTGGTAGCGAGGTGGGTTGGCGAAGACGCCGACTTCAACGCCAAGAGCGCGCGCAACAAGGCAAACCGGGGCACCGGAGGAACACACAGTGCGGGAAGCCGCAGCACTGAGCGCTACAGGAAGCACaag GAGGCGGAACTCGGGGAGCCTCTCACCGAGGTGGGAGGGtggcagaagatgaagctgaagcagcccgatctgagccagcctcagccctcgctgcCCGAGTACTTCGGCTATGCCGAAGAGGAGTTGGAGAAGTACTGCTCGGTGTTCAAGGGTCTTCATCCGgaggtggatgatcctattgAGCAGGAGACCGACTTGACCGCGATTATGGTGGCGGGGAGCGGCGCGGAGCATGGCCGCACGAAGCTTCTTAGTGGGGTGATCAAGCCGCAGAGGACCCTCACGCAGATCAGGTCTACCCTCACCACCGGCGACCCACCGATCGCGCCTCCTCGACAACGTCGTACGGAT GCTAACTTTGAGGCCGCCTACGCGGCCGCTTATGAGAAGTATTTGACGGTTGTAGCAGAGTGGGACCTCAAGAGAGCGGCTTGGGAAGAGTACCAGGAGGTGACGAGTCGTGTAAGTTCCAATCTTTTATGGTTCAAAGACATGACAAGTCCCACCTCCCCTTTTTTTATATCTATAGCGCTTGACATctaa